A stretch of the Aphis gossypii isolate Hap1 chromosome 2, ASM2018417v2, whole genome shotgun sequence genome encodes the following:
- the LOC114119779 gene encoding metacaspase-2-like encodes MNLFSQSKLTLKLKKQNNDNTLSTDPANKSQDLTLSNAVKSEKLNNSILSENDSFVEILHTVRPQDEKLTLSQNVFKTSSVQNISDVTESKQCPVCLQMIDSKHFINHVKSCYTSHNLSSEVLMKAVDLQERLAAEREALGLPKLSKNRDVKKKKYNKQTKLKIGSDSNFDLAVAMSVSLQESKEAEIIKESENLLEAGLETEAIEKRKTLESFGFVSNQPIKSKSKNFYKTNSLLFKQTQEDRQKRITEKVAMILIDCDTDTLSSKTSLNDCPNIKLRSKYLNKIRNVDSKLWKKTLLDEDNVFEFYVKNVSKFISPIESNVLQNNIIVSTHQNTIKQESNITNQKFSNTSLVVLDDSKVHNKHFIHHDIVGNKTIPEYSSKWKSMLGSQFMSDITIFSKDEHEIPAHILVLHVQCPDILNDIITEESNTRKSKKMLMWSEYTYEACMAFLELIYSGHEQFISPEYRDDYLQLVTRYNVQIIINDDDGKHGWFSGEHKKVLKRKSSESHSNDSKKFKALSPDMFMMDDKSEEMSNKNFNFLGTTVNDEKSLSVLKTKQWLKNCNLSQHNNSSFTENSDINVLPQINSPLNSPVHSFHSTSTVCIPLTPTSNKIDYIMDFENNDQYISPSLDIKSASPKSVSTDESSVKAILMLNNIKNVPNNLKNPSNKISTPTNPRKEPELITIASDSDNESIDMVLSRYNSPLRDRNINLLNENNCTPFLASINKNKNYISINSVNKNNDISVIDLNDSSLDSIHSVSTNKLHQQNCNFNLNKSAISTPRTKTLINIDNEETIVPAVIRFTKSSNTQMPSLSNNNFIDLINDSSSDSIVTIDKIKNSSITSLLLNNTQQNFKNSSTSFSNVPRKINVAIDNSLTTRFETNNCVSNSSPLNKGETYSSFLFPASDEDMDNPKINKELCSTNFSNNVTLPECSNSKLLSNEKLFKYNDTSSKFLNTTSCTEINNIENNDNTVKSLIYFNEKNVLEKPNSDFESLENIISKKNVMLPSNKDFVDLSTICPSNEYPHTSFKSYSSQIETAQLPITSEKITSNEKDDENNESSFEQIINDPWMDYNDWLPVNISPQNISPVLSEKNSMIVVNDSKVLTPPNKMINMDLQTSPPTISNNIDIVNHQMKNAVTPNKYGSRISTPKSLRRVQSESVIRTNEQITPLPNYSTMKTPDLRKEFDRYGLKDLGRRKGKLILRHIYNITHPMNDTEEVKCIEESGQYSDSSNNSELEISYYEAGAYHELETFSQTNLSNKTSVDMGFKDLLKVNEELHKKILCYEPIWIEELKEDLKQCNVNISMQKLMTFLDDKCVSFRSKLLNDQRKKSVTKKHTKRKKLF; translated from the exons atgaatttattttctcaatcgaaattaacattaaaattaaaaaagcaaaataatgacaatacaTTATCTACTGATCCtgcaaa taaatcCCAAGATTTAACACTAAGTAATGCTGTAAAATcagaaaaactaaataatagtatattatcagAAAATGATAGTTTTGTAGAAATATTGCATACCGTTCGTCCTCAGGATGAAAAACTAACTTTgtcacaaaatgtttttaagacATCTTCAGTTCAAAATATATCTGATGTCACTGAAAGTAAACAATGTCCAGTTTGTTTACAAATGATTGAtagcaaacattttattaaccaTGTTAAATCTTGTTACACATCACATAATTTATCATCTGAAGTACTTATGAAAGCTGTGGATCTTCAAGAGCGTCTAGCAGCTGAAAGAGAAGCACTAGGACTacctaaattatcaaaaaatagagatgtaaaaaaaaaaaagtataataaacaaacaaagttaaag attggGAGTGATTCTAATTTTGATTTGGCTGTCGCTATGTCTGTGTCTTTACAAGAGTCAAAAGAAgcagaaattattaaagaatctGAAAATCTTTTAGAAGCGGGATTAGAAACTGAGGCTATAGAAAAAAGGAAAACACTGGAAAGCTTTGGTTTTGTTTCAAATCAACCaattaaatctaaatctaaaaatt tttataaaaCCAATTCTTTGTTATTCAAACAAACTCAAGAAGATCGTCAGAAAAGAATAACTGAAAAAGTAGCGATGATTCTTATAGACTGTGATACTGACACATTATCATCAAAGACATCTTTAAATGATTGCcccaatataaaattaagatccaaatatttaaataaaataagaaatgtt gatAGTAAACTTTggaaaaaaacattacttGACGAAGataatgtatttgaattttatgtgaaaaatgtatcaaagtTTATAAGCCCTATTGAAAGcaatgttttacaaaataatattatagtttctacacatcaaaatactataaaacag gaatCAAATATTACTAATCAGAAATTCAGCAATACATCACTTGTAGTTTTAGATGATTCAAAAgttcataataaacattttatacatcatgACATTGTTGGAAATAAAACTATACCAGAATATTCATCTAAGTGGAAATCAATGTTGGGCAGTCAGTTTATGAGTgacataactatattttccAAAGATGAACATGAAATTCCTGCTCATATTTTAGTACTTCATGTACAGTGCCCTGATATTTTGAATGATATAATTACAGAAGAATCAAATACacgtaaatcaaaaaaaatgttaatgtggTCTGAATATACTTATGAAGCATGCATGGCATTCTTAGAACTAATTTACTCTGGTcatgaacaatttattagtCCTGAATACAGAGatgattatttacaattagtaACAAGGtataatgttcaaataattataaatgatgatgATGGAAAACATGGATGGTTTTCTGGAGAGCACAAGAAAGTATTAAAACGTAAAAGCTCAGAATCACACTCGAatgatagtaaaaaatttaaagctcTTAGTCCAGATATGTTTATGATGGATGATAAAAGTGAAGAAATGagtaataagaattttaattttttaggaaCAACTGTGAATGATGAAAAATCCTTGAGTGTGCTTAAGACAAAGCAGtggttaaaaaattgtaacctAAGTCAACATAACAATTCATCATTCACAGAAAATTCAGATATTAATGTTCTACCACAAATTAATTCACCATTAAACAGTCCAGTTCATTCTTTTCATAGTACATCAACTGTATGTATTCCATTAACACCTAcatctaataaaattgattatattatggattttgaaaataatgaccAATACATTAGCCCATCATTAGATATTAAAAGTGCATCTCCCAAATCAGTATCAACTGACGAATCAAGCGTTAAAGctatattaatgttgaataacatcaaaaatgtccctaataatttgaaaaatccttcaaataaaatttcaacacCTACAAATCCACGTAAAGAACCGGAATTAATTACAATCGCCAGTGATAGTGACAATGAATCAATAGATATGGTATTATCTCGTTATAATAGTCCATTGCGTGATAGAAACATTAATCTATTGAATGAAAACAACTGTACACCTTTTTTAgcaagtattaataaaaataaaaattatatttcaattaactcagttaataaaaataatgatataagtgttattgatttaaatgataGTAGTTTAGATTCAATTCATTCTGttagtacaaataaattacatcaacaaaattgcaattttaatttgaacaaGTCTGCTATTTCAACACCAAGAACTaagacattaataaatattgataatgaaGAGACCATAGTTCCTGCTGTAATAAGATTCACAAAAAGTTCTAATACTCAAATGCCATCTTtaagtaacaataattttatagacttAATAAATGATAGTAGTTCAGATTCCATTGTTACCATtgataagattaaaaatagttcaataacATCATTGCTATTGAATAATActcaacaaaattttaaaaattcttcaaCTTCCTTTTCAAATGTACCGAGAAAGATAAATGTTGCAATTGACAACAGTTTAACTACTCGATTTGAAACCAATAATTGTGTATCAAATTCATCACCATTAAATAAAGGTGAAACATattcaagttttttatttccagCCAGTGATGAAGATATGgataatccaaaaataaataaagaattgtgttcaacaaatttttcaaacaatgtAACTTTACCTGAATGcagtaattcaaaattattatctaatgaaaaattatttaaatataatgatacgtcatcaaaatttttaaacactacAAGCTGTAcagaaatcaataatatagagaacaatgataatactgttaaaagtttaatatattttaatgagaaaAACGTGTTAGAAAAGCCTAATTCAGATTTTGAATcgttggaaaatattatatcaaagaaaaatgtaatgttaccTTCTAATAAGGACTTTGTTGATTTATCAACGATTTGTCCATCAAACGAATACCCACATACTTCATTTAAGTCTTATAGTTCTCAAATTGAAACTGCTCAACTACCAATTACATCTGAAAAAATTACGTCAAATGAAAAAGATGATGAGAATAATGAATCATCCtttgaacaaataattaacGATCCATGGATGGACTATAATGATTGGCTACCGGTCAATATTAGTCCACAAAATATTTCTCCAGTTTTATCAGAGAAAAATTCTATGATTGTGGTAAATGACTCTAAAGTATTAACACCGCCCAACAAGATGATTAATATGGATTTACAAACTTCTCCACCaactatttcaaataatattgatattgtaaaTCATCAAATGAAGAATGCAGTAACACCAAATAAATATGGTAGTAGAATTAGTACCCCAAAAAGTTTACGTAGAGTTCAATCAGAATCTGTAATTAGAACTAATGAACAAATAACGCCTCTTCCAAATTATAGTACGATGAAAACACCAGATTTAAGA aaaGAATTTGATCGTTATGGCCTCAAAGATCTTGGAAGGCGAAaaggaaaacttatattaaggcatatttataatataactcatccTATGAATGATACTGAAgaagtaaaatgtattgaagaGTCAGGACAGTATTCTGATTCTTCAAACaa ttcagAACTTGAAATTTCTTACTATGAAGCTGGAGCTTATCACGAATTGGAAACTTTTAGTCaaacaaatttatcaaataaaa CTTCAGTAGATATGGGTTTTAAAGATTTACTTAAAGTTAATGAAgaacttcataaaaaaattttgtgttATGAACCTATTTGGATTGAAGAGCTGAAAGAAGATTTAAAGCAGTGCAATGTAAACATTAGTATGCAAAAACTCATGACATTTTTGGatgataaa tgtGTGTCATTTCGTTCAAAGTTATTAAATGATCAGAGAAAAAAATcagtaacaaaaaaacatactaaacgaaagaaattattttaa